ATGAGATTGAGCGCTTTGGAATTAAAGTGTACCAATTTCCAGAATGTGActctgatgaggatgaggagttTAAACAGATGGACAAAGAGCTGAAGGTCAGATACAACATATAAAGCTCCATATAGTCTGACAGCAGTTATAATATTAAAGGATGTAAACATACTTTTTTGTGAATTTTAGGCTCAGCTTTGTAGTGTTAAACGCAGCCAGTAAAATCTATATTTACTCAAATCAAATATAACCTAAATAAATTTCCAACAATAAATGACTTTATTGGTTATTTTTATAAGCAGCAGCTTgcaaaacactcacactcaagtTTAAAGAGTACACTCACTTGCATTAACATGTTCATCCCCAAAAAATTTTGTGGAACAGATTTTGGCCCAATTCACAACAGCCTTCACAGCTATATATTTGCTCCGTTTGCTCTATTTATAATCTGTGTCAAACTCACGCTGCTATGAATGACCAACTGTAACCATATTACAGAATTCACTCAAGtcaattaatgaatattaatcaaTAGCATGTGTCTGTTTATGTACATAAACGATTAGTGGGCATTCTTAGTCTTACAGAAACATGAGGTATGATGGAGAAGTCATATACAACAACAATTTACTCAATTCTTATCAAATGTTCTGATCATGAACTTGTgttcatgttttaaaatgtgttacAGGAGTGTACGCCCTTCGCTGTGATTGGCAGTAATACAGTGGTGGAAGCAAGAGGTCAAAGAGTGCGAGGCCGTCTCTACCCCTGGGGCATTGTCGAaggtgaggtgtgtatgtgtttataattaGATATGACACATTTTGAAGGTAATCAtggataaatattattattaaatgagcTATTTGTGTAGGAAACATGCTGTTAAATTCAGTAactttgtgtatattgtgtcaGATGAAGGCTTTTCCATTTTGATTCATGACATTCTTGTCTGTTTCCTGCAGTGGAGAACCAGTCCCACTGTGACTTTGTGAAGTTGAGAAACATGCTGATTCGCTCTCACATGCACGACCTGAAGGATGTGACTTGTGATGTACACTATGAGAACTACAGAGCCCAGTGCATTCAGGAGATGACCAGGtttgttatgtttatgtttgttatgtttGTTATGTATTTACTAGTAAATTTAAGTAGCTTAGTAGCTTGTGCTTGTAGCCTGCTTGAAGTCGACTTTTTACTTGACTGTCGGTGctcttttttgtaattattattacaaaacactgattttaaaattaaatatgtagCATCTGCCCTGGAGAGAATCAAGATCCACAACACTTGTGGATTTCTCCTTCTTTCAAACAGACAGCATGGTTTCAGTAGGGTTCCCAGTCTGAGGctgcaaaacatttcatttgtgtttgtttaaccaTTGTGTTGAGTTGTTTGGCTCATCATCTTGGAGAAAGATCTTACAGAACTTAGCAGAATTCATGATGTCATCCATCTTCACAAGAGCCTCTGATCACAGTTCCAAACATCACTATTTTACagcttgtctgtttttgtcacAATGAACTAATGTGTTTCTCCAGTTCATTGagcattaaatgtattaaaattattaaattaaattattacataattatatatttattaaattaattgttaatttaaattaatttattaaataaaaaagttgtatttaatttagaaagttgcacatttttttttggggtgtcGAATAATTCTGGCACACACTGTATAAAGTGGTATTACGTGTGTGTTGCAGTAAACTTACACAGGACAACCGTATGGACAGTCCTATTCCCATTCTGCCGCTGCCGACTCCAGACGCAGAAACAGAGCGACTCATCAAGATGAAGGACGAGGAGGTGAGGCTTAAATCATAATCACAATAAAcatgaactgaactgaagtgTAAACTCATTAAACAGCACACTAATCCTCTTCTgctgcccgtgtgtgtgtgtgtgtgaatgtgtgcgcaGCTGAAAAGAATGCAGGAGATGCTACAGAAGATGCAGCAGCAGATGCATGAGAAAGACCAGTGAagatcacacacagagacacacaaatgcaaacatagaaaaatacacaagtcaCTTCACATCTTTATTATATTCTGTCACTTTGGTGATAATGGAAGTGATCATGTAAACATGCGAATTACAGCGTGACACACTCAATGAtaaactatactgtatatttgcaaAAAACTTTGCTTGGTGCTTTGGAGCTCTTGCCTACCAAGTACAAATGTGAAGCatctatttaatatttcttgTGTTTATGCCTGTGTGGGTGAAGCTAACATTGGTAATATTatgtataattaatttaaatgaaacctACTTTTAAATGTATCTAATTTATATGTACTTGATTTAAATCTTAGCTATAATGCGCAAAAATTGTTTTGTAATGGCATTTTAGCCAAAGTGTTGGTTTGAATCTGggctctgactgtgtgtgtgtgtgtgcacatgcacgtgtaagtgagtgagagagagtgtgtgtgtgtgtgtgtgtgtgtgtgtgtgtgtgtgtgtgtgtgtgtgtgtttgtgcaaatgcatgtgtaagtgagagagtgtgtgtgtgtgcgtgtgcaaatgcatgtgtaagtgagagtgtgtgtgtgtgcacacgcatgtgtaagtgagagagagagtttgtgtgtgtgtgtgtgtgtgtgtgtgtgcacatgcatgtgtaagtgagagagtgtgtgtgtgcacatgcatgtgtaagtgagagagagagagagagagtgtgtgtgtgtgtgtgtgtgtgtgtgtgaaatgcatgtgtaaatgagagagtgtgtgtgcatgcgtgtgtaagtgagtgtgtacaTGGTGTGTATGTAAAACTTCATGTTTCTTTAATGGCAGACTAGGATTTTTATAGTGCTAGTTCTCAGTGACTGTGGAGTTGCCATGCAGCttactgttttaaataaatatgcttaAATCAGATTCTTTGCTGTCTGGGTCTTTGTTTATTCGTTAACTTTCATTACCAGAATTTTCTCTCCAAGCAATAGATTATAAAATTGTGTAGTTCTCTTTGGATGCTGCAGTACTTTACATCCTCACTTCCTTTGTGATATTCCTCAGGGGGTggagtgaataagtgtgtgtgtgtgtgtgtgtgtgtgtgtgtgtgtgtgtgtgtgtgtgtgtgtgtgtgtgtgtgtatgtattaagGCTACTTTATCAGAGCGACCCAGCTGTGTCTCTAAAACACTGCTGTTTTTGCAAGAGCGAACACTGTGCTTCTATTGGGCCCCTTATACACAAGACATTTATAAACTGGTAAGACGCTCtgcttctttttatatatacttacaCCTGTATTttctaaatacattttctcaaaaatatttttgtgtttaaataattatattgtaGTCCTTATCctataatatgaaaaaaaaatgggacTTTTTTCTCCATTGTACAGGAGGAATTGTATAGTTTATTAACTACTCTAATAATGCTGAACTAGCTATATTCATCACCTTCTACTGCTCATTAGGTTCAGtttttcagttatttatattaaatcataCGCATGGAAGTTTAAGTAAGCATTCTGCAAGGTAGTATTTTGAAAATTTCATCTATAAAAAGAAATAGCTTTTCTATATAGTTTTTTTCTAAAACAGAATGTGTTTCCCTTCTGCACATCTTAATCAGAAGtacaatttttgtattttaaaaaccCTCGAAAAGttgaaaaaattgtttaaagtttttatttattttctactaaCAGATGACTGGCCCACCTCTACATTTCTATCAACTATCCATGGAAAAGCAGTGTTACTGTAGAAAAAAGTttacaaagcaaaaatattgtATCACTTTTTGTGATTATGATCATCACTGAGACAATTCTCTCATTTCACAGCATTAAACCTGAGCCTCATCATTGTCTCTTTACTTGTTCATGCTTGAAacgacaataaaaacttcttgaccTAACTTGAAATCTTTTTAAAGTCAAAATCTTGATAATGCAATTTCATCAAATTGATACAATTCATTTGGCGAAAGAAAGAATACAAAAATAgcagaaaaataatttgtaacaTCATCCATTCTACTGCTCCTCTCCTGCTTCCGGCTCTTTATCTTTGCTTCTCATGCTGAATGTCTTTCCTTATTTCCAAGTATTATCTCAGACAACCTTCCTAAATTAGTTTATTGTTCCAGTAACATGTGTTCATATCAGTGACATGATGAAGTGTTTTGGCTAACTGATGATAGTAACCATCAATTCtctaatataaacatattactGTGTCATTTATTACATGCCACTTTCCCactctgttttctctcctctctctcccatgCAGTGTGTGCTGGTATGAAGGGTGTGTTATTTGCCGTGCTGGTTCTCGTCTGTATGCTGGGAGTTAATGTAGGAGAAGCTGAGGCTGTATGTCCTCTGGGATGTTTTTGCGCAGCTGCTGTGGTGGACTGTAGCAGGCGTGGACTCACCACTGCCACGCTGCCTTCATCTTTCCCCATTAGCACCACTGAGCTTCAGCTCCATGATAATCACCTCACAGCGCTGCCCGTTGGACTGTTGGACAACATGCAGGCACTGCAAGTGGTCACGCTGCATGGGAACCCGTGGGAGTGCGATTGTGCTGTGCTCTATCTGAGAGGATGGctgttaaaacagaaaaatgattCTTTGATAAGGCAAGTGACACAAATGGCTGTAATACATTAAAAAGCTCAGAATGCATACTTAGCCAAATCATAGGCTGAACTACCTCATTTATGTTCAAGCTATCTATTTGgttttctgtattattttatgacCATTTGCTTCAgctgtaaatattacaaaattttGAAAGTGACTCTCTGAAGCTACAAGTTGTTGAttcattattgaaaaaaaatatattaaaaaaagctgtttACAAGTGTGAAAACTCCATAAAACTGTTATGGTATTTGCTATGTGCTTTGCAACCTGAGCAAACAGCGAAAAGTTGTATGTgctttaatttttcttcagttaTATCTGTATAAATCTATCTTTCTTCTTCCAGAAATGTGAGCTGCAATTCTCCTTCTGGTCTGCAGGGGAGACTAGTGGCCTTCCTGTCAGAGGAAGAGGTGCTTAACTCCTGTAATTATTGGCTGTGTGATCTGGCCTTGGCCTCACAGATCAGCTTGTTCATCTTTGTACTGGTGCAAGCAATCCTCCTCGCTGTGGTGGTCTATTTCCTCCGCCGCTTCCACCAGCTGAGCTACAATGCGCAACGAGCAGCTGCAGAAAGTTTTCACAGCTGAGACCCAGCCACTCACTGGCTTGAAACACTGGCTTGCTTTCACTATTGTTTAACTTAATCCTCATCAACATTTTGTCACTATTTCCCTCAGGGTGTTTTTCTTGCTATCTTATGGCATGTAACCTTTTTCCCCTCAGGTGTAGGGTTGTTGTTGTATTAGTTGTGAAGAGTTAGAGATGAAGGAGACATAATCTGAGGCTTGATTATGATCTGACATGACATCTGGAATTAACATGATCCCACAGGAATTTAGGTTTTAACGTCTGTAAGATGTGTGCATGCCAAAGTCATCCTGTCTGCTTTTCAGGTTTTCATTCGCCCTTTTATGTCAGTACACCAATGCTGTTAAATCACCAGTTGATCAAAATGTGCTGCAGATTTTGACCAATAAAATCCTCCCACTACTTTTTACAACCAACATTACTGCATCTGCACACATTTGCTTTTCAAATGAACAGGTATATTCTTAAATAAAACTGCATTAGTGAATTGATTGTGCCACTGACTGTGAGGTTGCATAGTCACATGAAGTGTACAGGACCAAATTCATTACACCAGATTAATCCAtcccaaattcattcattcatcttctaccgcttatccgaactacctcgggtcacggggagcctgtgcctatctcaggcgtcatcgggcatcaaggcaggatacaccctggacggagtgccaacccatcacagggcacacacacacactctcattcactcacgcaatcacacactatggacaattttccagagatgccaatcaacctaccatgcatgtctttggaccgggggaggaaaccggagtacccggaggaaacccccgaggcacggggagaacatgcaaactccacacacacaaggcggaggcgggaatcgaacccccaaccctggaggtgtgaggcgaacgtgctaaccactaagccaccgtgccccccttcatcCCAAATTATTCGAATAAAACTTTTGAAGATGTTTGAttgctaaataataaaattgcctACAATTAGCTATGACTACCTAGTAATGTCAGAACATTTACAAATCCACACAAAACCTCTTTTCCCCAATAAATATGCTCCAACCGAATAGAAACGCTTGTAGCAGTGTTTAGTTTCTAAAAGCCCTATTAGAcattactattaaaaaaagccCTATTAGACATTATTAGACAGCACAATATCAAGTTTATACACTTTGTTAATACAGCAGCTGCCAATTCAGTGTGACCAATTTCTAGAGATTTCCAGCATATGGGAGCAAAATCCCCAGCACTCAATATAGCTAATGATTAGAGGAAATTGATGACAGCAtgttaaaaacagtaataaaatgaaCTAGTGAGAGACTTGCAGGAGGAAATCTAAAACAGtgtttgaaatatttgtgtCAGTCAGCAAGTTCAGTTCTTGGTAAAAACTATGAATCTTCCTATATGTTAGCTTTCATGCTGCAGTTGTACTGTATAGTCTTCTGAAATATGTTTGACATAGAagctcttattttatttttattttttacaataaacttattttttaatttggcTCTTTTACTgtatccgtctctctctctctctctctctctctctctctctctgtgtgtgtgttaaaaaacaTATTGTAAGACGTTTTATGTTGAAattgcttcttttttctcttttgtgaaGTGGCAGCGAGGTGTCAGCAGTCAAATTGTGCACACGATGTGGTGAGATTTCTAGCTGACAAAATTAAAGTTTGGGATCTTAAGACTGTTGCCCTGTCCAAGATGGCGGCGTAGTTGACGTAACCGCCCGTTGATAACCGTTCGGGCAGGAACAATGTTTACTACAAAATATCGGCAACTACGAGTCGTGAGTCCCATTAAAAGATCGCTACCCTTTTCCTTCTGGTATAATTTCATACCATCTTGGCGAATTCCAGAAAGGCGTAGTGTCTTGTTTTAAATACTGGTTAATGAcggaaattaaaataaaatttacacaggtttacagtataaaaatattaGTACTAACATGTGGTAACGGTGTCCTCTGTGGAGTAAGGAGAAGCGGAACGCTTTGCCTTCGTGTGTTAGCTCGACGGTTCAATTAAGATGTTGCACAGTGTTCCTGTTGATGCACATGTGAGCTCTGGTGCAGATGTGAATATCGATAGAAGAAACAACATTGTGAACGTAGGAATTACACATTCCCTAAACCGTAAGATCAGTTTGTGTTAGTTAAAAAGTGCTGGTAAATGTGATTACCGTTAGCTTACAAGTTTGAGGTAACTGGTGTGTCAGGTTATGTGTAAACATTGATATAGTAAAGTAACTGTTTCATGACTGACACAGTACACTGACGATCTATAAACCTTTATAGATTTACTCTGTAGTGGTATAACtttcttatttacttattaattgtTTAGATTATAAGATTAGATTACGAGCTTATAGCAGCAAATAAGTTAGATCTTGGAACTGCAATATGTTAGCTTAGTGCTTTAAAAGAAAgcaaagttttgtttttaattttcttgCATTATCAGTGTAATCTGCAGTCATGGGGAGGCTGAGAAAGAAACACAACTGGAAGGCGAGGGAACAAAACGCAGCAGCTCCCAAACCTGCTGAAGACATGAAGAGTGAAGTGATGCTGGAGTTAGACGGTAAAGTTCTCACCAGCTTTTTTTTATGCAGTGTTCAGTTAGTTTTTCACTTGATTTCTAACTGTTTTGTAAATtgattctctttctttattgAGATGTTATACTTGGGATCCcctatatacttatatatattttttgagtGACCACTCTGACCCTCTACACACTTTTATGCAGAATGTTTATGCAAAAAGTGTGACAGTGTTGTGCTTTAAGACCCTCTGTGTTTAAGATCAGCTTTAAACATCTCATAAAACATATCTCTGATTTGAATTAATAGATGCTGAATCTGAGCTGATTGAGCTGATTCAGCAGCTCAGGACTGAATCAAGAACTCCTTGTTTACTACCCATTTTCTTACACTGTTATTGTTACTTTCTGTTCTCTTTAGAGTCCACCAGGCTGAAGGGAGTGGATGAAAGTAACACACTGGTTCTCCCAGGCACCAGAgctaagaagaagaaggtaGAGCAACCGGTGACGAAGAAGAAACCTCTGaccaaaaaacagaaaaaagttctGCAGAAAGTTCTggagcagaaagagaaaaaagcccATGTAAGTAAGCAAGATGCTGCAGCAAAGAAGTACGCTTATTGCCTCACGGGTCAATTAGCCCACATTTAAAAGCTTTCTCCACTAACTAAGGTGCCTGATGTATTAGTggtgaaaatacaaaaatttaaaGGCCACATGACAAATTAATTGAGTAAATATGAATATCTATCTGTGATagtcttgttaaaaaaaatggaaaaatctgCTGTATAGAAAGACATTCGGCTCTTGCAGATACTTTTCTTTTTGGGGACAGATttgtaaatcatatttatattgtgatttaaaattaaaaagcagAAGTATGCAGGTCTGAACATGAGCGTGTATATGAGAGTAGGATTAGGATTCTGGATTAGGATTAGGAAAGGATTAGGattctttttatacatttaatatatacacTTTTAAGAGTATctaagtttaaatgttttttttaataccaatAACACTTGGCCCACAGAAGAAATCTGATATTGTTGCACACTTTTCAGTCTCTATGAGcaaggttttttcttttgtttttgtaatgattttattttatccacCAGCAAGAACTTTTCTCCCTCACTTTGAGATATGTATCTGCTTTAGCAAGGAGGACATGAATTGCTGCTTTATTTGTCATCTAGCAAAACATTAAAATCAATAACAATAGAGTTTGACAAAGACTAGAATTTAAGTATTATTCGCTGGTTGCAAAATGGAATTTCTACGTAAATTTTCATGCCTGCCCTTTGAGAGCAACTGAGaggttttgttgttattactgtgttaaacCTGGTATTTAGTTACTCTGACAGTCATGATAACGTACACAATAAAGTTATATAGTCACATATTGCTTGTACAATACTAAAGTAAGCTGCGTCCCAAACCACATACTACTGTAGTACACAGTTTTTCAATACACCATTGGTGTTATGTTAATATTCTTCCACAAACCATCATTTTTCTAATAGATGGATTCAAACTTTAAAATCTTGTGTCCTTTAGCTGTAATTATTCACattgaattaaatgagctaATTTGGTGGGAAGCTGCTTAATGATAGTAATACTGCAATACTGCTAGTTCGTTATGTTTGCTTTTtaaggctgtgtgtgtatgtgtctggttttatatatataatgtacattatttatgtCTTCATGCAGCGAGCAGAGGTCTTGGATAAATTGGCAGAAGTTCAGCTGCCACAATCTGAACTGAAGTTGCTTTACACAACCTCCAAACTAGGCATCGGAGAAAAACTTTATCAAACTAAAGAGTAAGCCCATGTCATTAAACTATTTCTGTCTATTTCTATATTTAGTCTGAACACATAACCTCAGATGTAATTTattaactttgtgtgtgtgtgtgtgtgtgtgtgtgtgtgtgtgtgtgtgtgtgtgtgcgtgtgcacgcaTCTGGGAGAAGAGTTAATGTTGACAGTCTAGATGATGGTTCAGCAACAGTCAAAATCAACAGTCTCAGTGGTGCTAAcagaaaaaggaagagaaaaattaatgaggatgatgatgatggcgaaGAACCAGACTCTTCCAAGGAGGAGACAAGCAGCATGTCAGACTCTTCTTCTGAGGAAGAGGGGGATAATGTGATGGAAGAGGTAGAAATTGAGGAAAAAGCAGCACCTGCTGtaaaggaggaacaggaggcaGAAACAAAAGAGGTGGAAGTAAAGGAGGTggagaaaacaaaagaggaaaaaacagtTGCACTGAAGAAAAAAGACTGTCAGCCAGCCGTGTTCATTCCTGTAGACAGACTGCCAGAGATCCAGGTATGAAAagctttcctttttattttggtttacaGTAAGGctctaaaaatatacatttatccCCAGTGccatttttaatatgaaaaatatcCGATACTGTTACCATCAGAGAATGTAAAGTTTTACAGTCATTAATTAACTAGTTTTAGTTCAGTTGTTTGGCTTCTATAGCCTGAAGACTGCAGCTGTTGTAGAATACATAACTAGACATTGATAGTGTTGATTTTATGTCAAAAATTTAATGAGTCCAAAATAACTGAAGCTTGTGCACAGGATAATTTTATCATGTGTAGCACTGTATGACACTGGCGTATACAATATATTCATGTATAATGACCCATAATTCccatctggtgtcacccaggtTCACTTTTGAATCTGACTCCCTCAAACTTTTACATCTGAATCATCAgtttgtgtaaagctgcttcatgACTATGTTCATGATTAAATAtgctttaaatataataataattaaaataggaTTTGAGGAGTAGAATTTTTTTAACCAATGAAGCATCCAGATTTTGGGAAAAATGCATTCATTCTCCTAAACGCATGCAGAATTTTGTGTTACGGTCTGATGaaaacaaagttaaaaaaaaaaaagattatatatatatatatatatatatatatatatatatatatatatatatatatatatatatatatatatatataaaaatatgtgaggtgcaaaaaaaacaaaaaacaaaacaggacatcACCAAAAAGAACACCAACCTGATGGTGAAGCATGGAGGATGTAGAACAATGCTTTAGGTATGTTTTTCTCCAGCTGGACCTGGGGTTTATTCTGGTTAAAGGGAAAACGTGATGGCTCCAAATACCAGTTTAATTTAGGCTCAAAATCTAAGGCTTTTACTTAAAAACCTAAGATGAAGAGGAGTTTCACCTTTCAGCATGACAACAACCAGAAGCACACCATGGCTTCAAACCAGATGAAGGTTTTGGAATGACCCAGAGTCCAGTACAGAATCTGTGGGATGACCTGAAGAGCGCTGCAAACAGGAGAATGTGGCCAGCCAGTGTGACACTGATAAAATGCTTTTGCAAGGAAAAATGGCAAAATATTGCcccaactttatttttattgttctttactTTAAATTTATAAGTTTCTGCTCAAAGCAAATCGACtgatttttaaaactgtttctgAGCCctgcttttttctctccctgtctgtctgtctgtacatcttgAAGGAGGCACGGCTGAAGCTGCCAGTGTTGGCAGAGGAGCAGGTGATCATGGAGGCAGTGAAGGAGAATgattgtgtggtgttgtgtggagAGACCGGCAGTGGCAAAACCACACAGGTTCCCCAATTCCTCTACGAAGCTGGATATGCAAGGTACTTACACAAGCACCAAAACTCTTAATATTCATGCAGCCATTACACGTGTGTACATGTTAAGATCACGTTATGCATCCCAgttatatattctctctctctctctcgctctctctctctctctctctctctctctctctctcactcagtgcTGGTGGTATAATTGGTGTGACTGAGCCCAGAAGAGTGGCAGCAGTCAGCATGTCTCACCGTGTAGCCAATGAGATGAACCTCTCCACagggtgtgtgaatgtgtgtatttatgctaTTCAGAGTGGAATATCTAATCTTACCAGCACACCTCAGATGCTGCTCCACAGATGGATATTGTacactaaactaaaataaacaaatttgatTCTTGTAAATTACAATCTTGGCATGCTATATAAAACTCTGTctgtatacacatgtatacacttttaggaaaaaaatttgaagacacacaagaaaaaaatcctAGTCTATAGTATATTAATATCTACAGAGATCTCTAATGTGATAGTAACACTGTCAATATGATAGTCAAATGGGCTCTCAGTGATTGTCCAAATTAAGTGATGAAAACTACCAGACTCCAGTCACAATCTGAATTGTAGTAGAAGAATGAAACTTGCAGTatttgactatatatatatataaatatatatatatatatatatatatatatatatatatatatatatatatatatatatatatatatacacacacacacacacgcatatatgtatatatgcgtatgtgtacagtatatatataactaCGTAtacgcgtgtgtgtatatatatatatatatatatatatatatatatatatatatatatatatatatatatatatatatatatatacgcgtatatatataatgtgtgtgtgtgtttgtgtgtgtcatcagGGTGGTGTCTTATCAGATCAGATATGAAGGCAATGTGACAAAAGACACGAAGATCAAGTTCATGACAGATGGTGTCTTGCTGAAAGAAGTTCAAAAGGTGTATATGAGCAGacaaactcactctctcacacacacagacacacacacacacaaaaacaaacaaaaaaaacatttgctgcATTTTGTTTATGGCCTAATTACACTTTCTTGTGTACAGGACTTCCTGTTGCACAAATACAGTGTGATTATAATTGA
The genomic region above belongs to Tachysurus vachellii isolate PV-2020 chromosome 11, HZAU_Pvac_v1, whole genome shotgun sequence and contains:
- the septin5a gene encoding septin 5a isoform X2, coding for MVAGESGLGKSTLVNSLFLTDLYKDRKLLNAEERINQTVEITKHTVDIEEKGVKLKLTIVDTPGFGDAVNNNECWKPITDYIDQQFEQYFRDESGLNRKNILDNRVHCCLYFIPPFGHGLRPVDVEFMKALHEKVNIIPLIAKADCLTPSEIKKLKDRVRDEIERFGIKVYQFPECDSDEDEEFKQMDKELKECTPFAVIGSNTVVEARGQRVRGRLYPWGIVEVENQSHCDFVKLRNMLIRSHMHDLKDVTCDVHYENYRAQCIQEMTSKLTQDNRMDSPIPILPLPTPDAETERLIKMKDEELKRMQEMLQKMQQQMHEKDQ
- the gp1bb gene encoding platelet glycoprotein Ib beta chain: MKGVLFAVLVLVCMLGVNVGEAEAVCPLGCFCAAAVVDCSRRGLTTATLPSSFPISTTELQLHDNHLTALPVGLLDNMQALQVVTLHGNPWECDCAVLYLRGWLLKQKNDSLIRNVSCNSPSGLQGRLVAFLSEEEVLNSCNYWLCDLALASQISLFIFVLVQAILLAVVVYFLRRFHQLSYNAQRAAAESFHS